The proteins below are encoded in one region of Stenotrophomonas bentonitica:
- a CDS encoding ComF family protein: MDLSKVYDALRWLGRQALPLRCMVCADPGHEGLDLCVACYAELPWNDHACPLCALPLPPGEPAAICGACLRQPPRQVGAAATFIYAPPIDRLVLRFKFHQDLAAGRLLSQLMLQAVPEFALDPLMPMPLHRRRLRERGYDQARELARPLASELGVPLWSGLCRSRATVAQSTLDAEARRQNLRGAFAVTATPPPRLTLVDDVMTTGATLDAALRALKRSGMEQATLWVCARAP, encoded by the coding sequence ATGGATCTCAGTAAAGTTTACGACGCCCTGAGGTGGCTGGGACGTCAGGCATTGCCGCTGCGTTGCATGGTCTGCGCCGATCCGGGTCACGAGGGGTTGGACCTGTGCGTCGCGTGCTACGCCGAGCTGCCCTGGAACGACCATGCCTGCCCGCTGTGCGCGCTGCCCCTGCCGCCGGGGGAGCCGGCGGCCATCTGCGGGGCATGTCTGCGTCAGCCGCCACGGCAGGTGGGCGCGGCGGCTACCTTCATCTATGCGCCGCCGATCGACCGTCTGGTGCTGCGCTTCAAGTTCCACCAGGACCTGGCGGCCGGACGGCTGCTGTCCCAACTGATGCTGCAGGCAGTGCCGGAGTTCGCGCTGGACCCGCTGATGCCGATGCCGCTGCACCGGCGGCGGCTGCGCGAGCGCGGGTACGACCAGGCGCGGGAGTTGGCCCGGCCATTGGCGAGCGAACTGGGTGTGCCCCTGTGGTCAGGGTTGTGCCGCAGCCGGGCCACGGTGGCGCAGTCGACGCTGGACGCGGAGGCTCGCCGCCAGAACCTGCGCGGGGCCTTCGCCGTAACGGCCACCCCGCCGCCCAGGCTGACCCTGGTCGACGATGTGATGACCACCGGCGCCACCCTGGATGCGGCCCTGCGCGCACTGAAACGGTCCGGGATGGAGCAGGCCACGCTGTGGGTATGTGCCCGCGCGCCCTGA
- the nagA gene encoding N-acetylglucosamine-6-phosphate deacetylase gives MNPAAFLHGRVLTPSGWVRGDIHFDQRIVSIRSDHADPRGENEVPYILPGFIDLHVHGGAGVDIMQGGDTAVTVARAHARHGTTALLGTTMTAEADDIVRALQGLAGAIAQRAPGTARVLGVHLEGPFISAERLGAQPPLVVEATLDDVRRLHAIAPIKVLTMAPEIGQHLALIPALSALGIRVQLGHSAGSYEEGVAALDAGAAGFTHLFNGMTGVDHYHPGIATAALAHAQYAELIPDLQHVHPGAIRTALRAIPRLYCVTDATAATGMPDGEYALGVQRVHKCLGCVRLESGSLAGSALTMDQALRNLVALGLALDDASDRVSRFPADYLGLEDRGRLQPGAWADLVVLDRDLRVQQVVVEGERIALD, from the coding sequence GTGAACCCTGCCGCCTTCCTGCATGGCCGCGTACTGACCCCGTCCGGGTGGGTGCGTGGCGACATCCACTTCGACCAGCGCATCGTTTCGATCCGCAGCGACCACGCCGACCCGCGTGGCGAGAACGAGGTGCCGTACATCCTGCCGGGCTTCATCGACCTGCATGTGCATGGCGGCGCCGGGGTGGACATCATGCAGGGCGGCGACACCGCCGTGACCGTGGCGCGCGCGCATGCGCGGCATGGCACCACCGCGTTGCTGGGCACCACCATGACCGCCGAGGCGGACGACATCGTGCGGGCGTTGCAGGGGTTGGCAGGGGCGATCGCGCAGCGCGCGCCGGGCACCGCACGCGTGCTGGGCGTGCATCTGGAAGGTCCCTTCATCAGCGCCGAACGGCTGGGCGCGCAGCCGCCGCTTGTAGTGGAGGCCACGCTGGACGACGTGCGCCGCCTGCATGCCATCGCGCCGATCAAGGTGCTGACCATGGCGCCGGAGATCGGCCAGCACCTGGCCCTGATTCCCGCGCTGAGTGCGCTGGGCATCCGCGTGCAGCTGGGTCACAGCGCCGGCAGTTATGAAGAGGGCGTAGCGGCGCTGGACGCCGGCGCAGCGGGCTTCACCCATCTGTTCAATGGCATGACCGGCGTAGACCACTACCACCCCGGCATCGCCACCGCGGCGCTGGCGCATGCGCAGTACGCTGAACTGATTCCCGACCTGCAGCACGTCCACCCTGGCGCGATCCGCACCGCATTGCGCGCGATCCCGCGCCTGTACTGCGTGACCGACGCCACGGCCGCCACCGGCATGCCCGATGGCGAGTACGCGCTGGGCGTGCAGCGGGTGCACAAGTGCCTGGGCTGCGTGCGCCTGGAAAGCGGTTCGCTGGCCGGCAGCGCACTCACCATGGACCAGGCACTACGCAACCTGGTTGCGCTGGGACTGGCGCTGGATGACGCCTCCGACCGTGTTTCACGCTTCCCGGCCGACTATCTGGGGCTGGAAGACCGGGGCCGCCTGCAACCGGGCGCCTGGGCCGACCTGGTGGTGCTCGACCGCGACCTGCGCGTGCAGCAGGTGGTCGTGGAAGGCGAACGCATCGCGCTCGACTGA
- a CDS encoding DeoR family transcriptional regulator, protein MRNTRQRRQQILQLLVDHGNVQVSELVDRFGVSAVTIRADLTHIESQGLATRTHGGATLVRKPPLEQDIHQKDTLNLPLKDSIGAHAARLVRAGDNIIIDSGSTTMTLARHLRGHQDVTVMTNGLNIAWELANAPGVELLLTGGLLRKQSLSLQGSQAEASLNTYSFDTLFLGVDGLDLQFGLTTHHEAEARLNHRMVERARRVVVLTDASKFGHVSLHRIARLDQVHTIITDASIDPDYLDGLQKLGIEVIIAESPP, encoded by the coding sequence ATGCGAAACACACGGCAGCGCCGCCAGCAGATCCTGCAGTTGCTGGTCGACCACGGCAACGTGCAGGTCAGTGAACTGGTGGACCGTTTCGGCGTGTCGGCCGTGACCATCCGTGCCGACCTGACCCACATCGAGTCGCAGGGCCTGGCCACGCGCACCCACGGCGGTGCCACGCTGGTGCGCAAGCCGCCGCTGGAGCAGGACATCCACCAGAAGGACACGCTGAACCTGCCGCTGAAGGACAGCATCGGCGCGCATGCCGCGCGGCTGGTGCGGGCCGGCGACAACATCATCATCGACTCCGGTTCCACCACCATGACTCTGGCCCGCCACCTGCGCGGGCACCAGGACGTGACGGTGATGACCAACGGGCTCAACATCGCCTGGGAACTGGCCAACGCGCCGGGCGTGGAACTGCTGCTCACCGGCGGCCTGCTGCGCAAGCAGTCGCTGTCGCTGCAGGGCAGCCAGGCCGAGGCCAGCCTCAACACCTACAGCTTCGACACCCTGTTCCTGGGCGTGGACGGCCTGGACCTGCAGTTCGGGCTCACCACCCACCACGAAGCCGAAGCCCGCCTCAACCACCGCATGGTGGAGCGCGCGCGCCGCGTGGTGGTGCTGACCGACGCGTCCAAGTTCGGCCACGTCAGCCTGCACCGCATCGCCCGCCTCGACCAGGTCCACACCATCATCACCGATGCCAGCATCGACCCGGACTACCTGGACGGGCTGCAGAAGCTGGGCATCGAAGTGATCATCGCCGAGTCCCCGCCGTGA
- a CDS encoding MFS transporter — MNDVSAAMPVPAAADAPRWPVRYLLFIGGMGGLLYGIDIGIIAGALPYLEATATASWQLTTQQLGFVVAAVLLGSVLSSLFAGAVADLIGRRGAMVLAGLLFTASIPVMALSEGYGPLLMGRLLQGISGGLIGVVVPLYLAEVLSPERRGRGAAMFQLLLTIGLVLAAVIGLYHAHSVDVATAAVAHLPGEEQQRLLFAVKDHAWRTIFWSCLLPGLVFTGGALLISESPRWLVRRGRIDKARRALQRTVAPTEVEATLARMQAPDAPASDGAPARRDPLLSRRYVWPFVLACLVLAFTQATGINSVLAYAVNILHQAGLPGAVANWADVSIKLLNALMTVVALVLVDRRGRKFLLMLGTGGITVALLCAALLFVRSEHGRLDVHTTLQQQLVGDSLALPMDASQWRRLDGSAEGQPLQLTVSYSYGGFSNVRSLRSDNPIDTTLQIRREDAVSADSVIGAFFRRIHLNPFPDPAAAASAPLVIERAVIGPVPSPTHGWMVAGCILLFVAFFAVGPGVCVWLALSELMPTRIRSNGMSIALLINQFVSTVIAAIFLPTVGHHGYASMFFFWAGCTLLYFLVAAFLLPETKGKTLEEIEARFR; from the coding sequence ATGAACGACGTTTCCGCCGCCATGCCCGTGCCCGCTGCCGCCGACGCGCCGCGTTGGCCGGTGCGCTATCTGTTGTTCATCGGCGGCATGGGCGGGCTGCTCTACGGCATCGATATCGGCATCATCGCCGGCGCCCTGCCCTACCTGGAAGCCACTGCAACCGCGAGCTGGCAGCTCACCACCCAGCAGCTGGGCTTCGTGGTGGCCGCGGTGCTGCTGGGCAGCGTGCTCTCGTCGCTGTTTGCCGGCGCGGTGGCCGACCTGATCGGGCGGCGCGGGGCGATGGTGCTGGCCGGGCTGTTGTTCACCGCCAGCATTCCGGTGATGGCGCTCTCGGAGGGCTACGGTCCACTGTTGATGGGGCGGCTGTTGCAGGGCATCAGCGGCGGCCTGATCGGCGTGGTGGTGCCGCTGTACCTGGCTGAAGTCCTCAGCCCGGAGCGGCGCGGGCGGGGTGCGGCAATGTTCCAGCTGCTGCTCACCATCGGCCTGGTGCTGGCGGCGGTGATCGGCCTGTACCACGCGCACAGCGTGGACGTGGCCACCGCAGCCGTGGCGCACCTGCCCGGCGAGGAGCAGCAGCGGCTGCTGTTCGCGGTGAAGGACCATGCGTGGCGCACCATCTTCTGGAGCTGCCTGCTGCCGGGGCTGGTGTTCACCGGCGGCGCGCTGCTGATCAGCGAATCGCCGCGCTGGCTGGTGCGCCGTGGTCGCATCGACAAAGCCCGCCGCGCACTGCAGCGCACCGTTGCGCCGACCGAGGTGGAAGCCACCCTGGCGCGCATGCAGGCGCCCGACGCCCCGGCCAGCGACGGCGCGCCGGCCAGGCGCGACCCGCTGCTGAGCCGCCGCTATGTGTGGCCGTTCGTGCTGGCCTGCCTGGTGCTGGCCTTCACCCAGGCCACAGGCATCAATTCGGTGCTGGCCTATGCGGTGAACATCCTGCACCAGGCCGGCCTGCCCGGTGCGGTGGCCAACTGGGCCGACGTCTCGATCAAGCTGCTCAATGCGCTGATGACCGTGGTCGCGCTGGTGCTGGTGGACCGCAGGGGCCGCAAGTTCCTGCTGATGCTGGGCACCGGCGGCATCACCGTGGCGCTGCTGTGCGCGGCACTGCTGTTCGTGCGCAGCGAACACGGCCGGTTGGACGTGCACACCACGCTGCAGCAGCAGCTGGTCGGCGATTCGCTCGCGCTGCCGATGGACGCTTCGCAGTGGCGCCGCCTGGACGGCAGTGCCGAGGGGCAGCCGCTGCAGCTCACCGTGTCTTACTCCTACGGCGGCTTCAGCAACGTGCGCTCGCTGCGCAGCGACAACCCGATCGATACCACCCTGCAGATCCGCCGCGAAGACGCGGTTTCGGCCGACAGCGTGATCGGCGCGTTCTTCCGTCGCATCCACCTCAATCCGTTCCCAGACCCGGCCGCCGCCGCAAGCGCGCCGCTGGTGATCGAACGCGCCGTGATCGGGCCGGTGCCGTCGCCAACCCATGGCTGGATGGTCGCCGGTTGCATCCTGCTGTTCGTGGCCTTCTTCGCGGTCGGCCCCGGCGTCTGCGTGTGGCTCGCATTGTCCGAGCTGATGCCGACCCGGATCCGTTCCAATGGCATGAGCATCGCACTGCTGATCAACCAGTTCGTGTCCACCGTGATCGCCGCGATCTTCCTGCCCACGGTCGGCCACCACGGCTACGCCAGCATGTTCTTCTTCTGGGCCGGCTGCACGTTGCTGTACTTCCTGGTGGCCGCGTTCCTGCTGCCGGAAACCAAGGGCAAGACACTGGAAGAAATCGAAGCGCGGTTCCGCTGA
- a CDS encoding HdeD family acid-resistance protein, with the protein MSQASDLRGTSLLSWVGRSWWVLLLYGLVAIGFGLIAVMRPLSAAAGLAWAIGVMALIEGLISLFAVFGGNSGAPRGWALVYAVASVGFGALAVINPLVTAKVLVLLLAIWLVMAGVYRIVYAIRVRKQIEGEWLLIVSGLLAIVLGGMMFANPLGGVAVTTLWIGIGSLLYGFLQIAVAFRLRKLR; encoded by the coding sequence ATGAGCCAGGCGTCGGATCTGCGCGGTACCTCGTTGTTGTCGTGGGTAGGCCGCAGCTGGTGGGTACTGCTGCTGTACGGGCTGGTGGCCATCGGCTTCGGACTGATCGCGGTGATGCGACCCCTGTCGGCGGCAGCCGGCCTGGCCTGGGCCATCGGGGTCATGGCCCTGATCGAAGGCCTGATCAGCCTGTTCGCGGTGTTCGGCGGCAACAGCGGCGCGCCGCGCGGCTGGGCGCTGGTCTACGCGGTGGCGTCCGTCGGCTTCGGTGCGCTGGCGGTGATCAATCCGCTGGTGACCGCCAAGGTCCTGGTTCTCCTGCTGGCGATCTGGCTGGTCATGGCCGGCGTGTACCGCATCGTCTACGCGATCCGCGTGCGCAAGCAGATCGAAGGCGAATGGCTGCTCATCGTCAGCGGCCTGCTGGCCATCGTGCTGGGTGGCATGATGTTCGCCAACCCGCTGGGCGGGGTGGCGGTGACCACGCTGTGGATCGGTATCGGCAGCCTGCTCTACGGCTTCCTGCAGATCGCAGTGGCATTCCGCCTGCGGAAGCTGCGCTGA
- the bioF gene encoding 8-amino-7-oxononanoate synthase — protein MARPDLHDRIQSQRKLRDAQGRIRVRRTMTRRDGVRLELNGQWLTGFCSNDYLGLSQQFGVVSALQDAAAREGAGATASHLICGHHALHEALEQEVADWLGYPRALLFGSGFAANLAVQQALLTEEDDVCVQDRLNHASLLDATRLAGCRLRRYPHLDTEGALRQLKHAAEGAAMLVTDGVFSMDGDIAPLRSLSLVARMQQALLYVDDAHGVGVVGEHGRGCVAEAGLGVADVPLQLVTLGKALGGSGAVVVGNDALIQHLAETARPYIYTTAVPPAQAAAALAAVKLARRDDWRREKLAELVGVFRAGARQHGLELMPSDTPIQPLLCGAESTVMALSAALEAAGFLVSAIRPPTVPEGKARLRVTLSALHTVPEVRALTDAIAHARDHVLRQQSLDALSA, from the coding sequence ATGGCCCGTCCTGACCTGCACGACCGTATTCAGTCCCAGCGCAAGCTTCGCGATGCGCAGGGCCGGATCCGCGTGCGCCGCACCATGACCCGCCGGGATGGCGTGCGTCTGGAACTCAATGGCCAGTGGCTCACTGGCTTCTGCAGCAACGACTACCTGGGCCTGTCCCAGCAGTTCGGCGTGGTCAGTGCCCTGCAGGACGCCGCCGCGCGCGAAGGCGCCGGCGCCACCGCTTCGCATCTGATCTGCGGACACCATGCGCTGCACGAGGCGCTGGAACAGGAAGTGGCCGACTGGCTCGGCTACCCGCGCGCGCTGCTGTTCGGGAGCGGGTTTGCCGCCAACCTGGCCGTGCAGCAGGCGCTGCTGACCGAAGAAGACGATGTGTGCGTGCAGGACCGGCTCAACCACGCCAGCCTGCTCGATGCCACGCGCCTGGCCGGTTGCCGCCTGCGCCGCTACCCGCACCTGGACACCGAAGGCGCGCTGCGCCAGCTCAAGCACGCGGCCGAAGGCGCGGCGATGCTGGTCACCGATGGCGTCTTCAGCATGGACGGCGATATCGCGCCGCTGCGCTCGCTGTCGCTGGTGGCGCGCATGCAGCAGGCCCTGCTGTATGTCGACGACGCGCACGGCGTGGGCGTGGTCGGCGAGCATGGCCGTGGCTGCGTGGCCGAGGCCGGGCTGGGCGTGGCCGACGTGCCGCTGCAGCTGGTGACGCTCGGCAAGGCCCTGGGTGGCAGTGGTGCGGTGGTGGTCGGCAATGACGCGCTGATCCAGCACCTGGCCGAAACCGCACGCCCCTACATCTACACCACCGCCGTGCCGCCGGCGCAGGCCGCTGCCGCCCTGGCGGCGGTGAAGCTGGCCCGCCGCGACGACTGGCGCCGCGAGAAGCTGGCCGAGCTGGTCGGCGTGTTCCGTGCCGGCGCGCGCCAGCACGGGCTCGAACTGATGCCGTCGGACACGCCGATCCAGCCGCTGCTGTGCGGGGCCGAGTCGACCGTGATGGCGCTGTCGGCCGCCCTGGAAGCAGCTGGTTTCCTGGTCAGCGCGATCCGCCCGCCGACCGTGCCCGAGGGCAAGGCACGCCTGCGCGTGACCCTGTCCGCGCTGCACACCGTGCCGGAAGTGCGCGCGTTGACCGACGCGATCGCGCACGCGCGCGACCATGTGCTGCGCCAGCAGTCACTGGATGCACTGAGCGCGTGA
- the bioB gene encoding biotin synthase BioB, with translation MASVIRHDWHPEELLALFELPLPELLYRAAGVHREAFDPAEVQVSTLLSVKTGGCPEDCAYCPQAQRYDTGVGAQKLMATDEVVAKARQAKAAGASRFCMGAAWRSPKDRDIPKVAAMIREVKALGLETCATLGMLDGPQAAALREAGLDYYNHNLDTAPDYYDSIIHTRQYQDRLDTLEHVRQAGLKTCCGGIVGMGETRAHRAGLLLALANLPAHPDSVPINRLVQVAGTPLHGSAGLDPFEFVRMIAVARITMPQAMVRLSAGRETMSDELQALCFLAGANSIFYGEKLLTTGNPDTERDLALFSRLGLRPMAVQVDATVHADITCGRGCGQAA, from the coding sequence ATGGCTTCTGTCATCCGCCACGACTGGCACCCCGAGGAGCTGCTGGCGCTGTTTGAGCTGCCCCTCCCGGAGCTGCTGTACCGGGCCGCGGGCGTGCATCGGGAGGCGTTCGATCCGGCCGAGGTGCAGGTGTCCACCCTGCTCTCGGTCAAGACCGGCGGCTGCCCGGAAGACTGCGCGTACTGTCCGCAGGCGCAGCGCTATGACACCGGGGTGGGCGCGCAGAAGCTGATGGCCACCGACGAGGTGGTCGCCAAGGCCCGGCAGGCCAAGGCAGCGGGCGCGTCGCGGTTCTGCATGGGTGCGGCCTGGCGTTCGCCCAAGGACCGCGACATTCCGAAGGTGGCGGCGATGATCCGCGAGGTGAAGGCGCTGGGGCTGGAGACCTGCGCCACCCTGGGCATGCTCGACGGCCCGCAGGCGGCCGCGCTGCGCGAGGCCGGGCTGGACTACTACAACCACAACCTGGACACCGCGCCGGACTACTACGACTCCATCATCCATACCCGCCAGTACCAGGACCGGTTGGATACGCTTGAACACGTGCGCCAGGCCGGGCTGAAGACCTGCTGCGGCGGCATCGTCGGCATGGGCGAGACCCGCGCGCACCGCGCCGGGCTGCTGCTGGCGCTGGCCAACCTGCCGGCCCACCCCGATTCGGTGCCGATCAACCGGCTGGTGCAGGTGGCTGGCACGCCGCTGCACGGCAGCGCCGGGCTGGACCCGTTCGAATTCGTGCGGATGATCGCAGTGGCCCGCATCACCATGCCGCAGGCGATGGTGCGGCTCTCGGCCGGGCGCGAGACGATGAGCGACGAACTGCAGGCGCTGTGCTTCCTGGCCGGGGCCAACTCCATCTTCTACGGCGAGAAGCTGCTGACCACCGGCAACCCGGACACCGAGCGCGACCTGGCCCTGTTCAGCCGGTTGGGACTGCGCCCGATGGCGGTGCAGGTGGATGCCACCGTGCATGCCGACATCACCTGTGGCCGCGGTTGCGGACAAGCGGCCTGA
- a CDS encoding ROK family protein — protein MAESDMPVQRWYGIDIGGTKIELVACDAGLTVHHRQRVATPTHDYAAFVETIGQLVDEADAALGVRASAVGIGLPGVRDRDSGVQLSANVPALSGRTVGHDLEARLQRPLALGNDLQCFALSEAHDGAAAGYPSMFGVILGTGAGGGYCLHGQLVAGNNGIAGEWGHWSLPATLQLRHDLPLLDCGCGLRGCLERYVSGSGLAMIHERHGGQARDATTVVELAQAGDPTALHALAIHRDLLGYSFASLILALDPHVIVLGGGLSKLEQLYRDLPAAIAPYLFNGVRVPPILPPVFGDAGGARGAALLARQLHGAP, from the coding sequence ATGGCTGAGTCCGACATGCCCGTGCAGCGCTGGTATGGCATCGACATCGGCGGCACCAAGATCGAACTGGTGGCCTGCGACGCCGGGCTGACGGTGCACCACCGCCAGCGCGTGGCCACCCCCACCCACGACTACGCGGCGTTCGTCGAAACCATCGGGCAGCTGGTGGACGAAGCCGACGCCGCGCTCGGCGTGCGCGCCAGTGCGGTGGGCATCGGCCTGCCCGGCGTGCGCGACCGCGACAGCGGTGTGCAGCTCAGCGCCAACGTACCGGCCCTGAGCGGGCGTACCGTGGGGCACGATCTGGAAGCGCGGCTGCAACGCCCGCTCGCGCTTGGCAACGACCTGCAGTGCTTCGCGCTGTCCGAGGCGCACGACGGCGCGGCGGCCGGTTACCCGAGCATGTTCGGCGTCATCCTGGGCACCGGTGCCGGCGGCGGCTACTGCCTGCACGGCCAGCTGGTGGCCGGCAACAACGGCATTGCCGGCGAGTGGGGGCACTGGAGCCTGCCGGCCACCCTGCAGCTGCGCCACGACCTGCCGCTGCTGGACTGCGGCTGCGGCCTGCGCGGTTGCCTGGAGCGCTACGTGTCCGGCAGCGGCCTGGCCATGATCCACGAACGCCACGGCGGCCAGGCCCGCGACGCCACCACGGTGGTGGAGCTGGCGCAGGCCGGCGACCCGACCGCGCTGCACGCGCTGGCGATCCACCGCGACCTGCTCGGTTACAGCTTCGCCAGCCTGATCCTGGCGCTGGACCCGCACGTGATCGTGCTGGGCGGCGGGCTGTCCAAGCTGGAACAGCTGTACCGCGACCTGCCTGCGGCCATCGCGCCGTACCTGTTCAATGGCGTGCGCGTGCCGCCGATCCTGCCGCCGGTGTTCGGCGATGCAGGCGGTGCACGCGGCGCGGCGTTGCTGGCCCGCCAGCTGCACGGCGCGCCCTGA
- a CDS encoding D-tagatose-bisphosphate aldolase, class II, non-catalytic subunit: MSAVQSLIAAHRQGQPVGLYSVCCSNEQVLLAAMDVARAYDTVLLVEATSNQVDQFGGYTGMTPPQYRDYVLQLARNHDFPVERLILGGDHLGPNAWQKGPAEVAMANARTLIAAYVAAGFHKIHLDCSMSCADDPTPLPDAIVAARSAELARIAERTAADNGLPPPVYVIGTEVPVPGGEASLEGGLAVTTPTAAALTLAIHREAFSAPDLQPAWERVIAMVVQPGVDFDHSSVHYYDRAAAQALSAFVETQPRIVFEAHSTDYQTEAGLHALVRDHFAILKVGPAATYAFREAVFALAMIERELLPAAEASQLIDVLERCMLDKPGSWASYYTGSAHEQRLLRAYSLSDRSRYYWGEPAVQAALATLVDNLTRVPPPLMLLSQFLPEQTRAVQAGVLAAEPLALVRHKVGLRLAEYARACINESFSATEVSER; encoded by the coding sequence ATGTCTGCCGTTCAATCGTTGATCGCTGCCCATCGCCAGGGCCAGCCCGTTGGCCTGTACAGCGTGTGCTGCAGCAACGAGCAGGTGCTGCTGGCGGCCATGGACGTGGCGCGTGCGTACGACACGGTGCTGCTGGTCGAAGCCACCTCCAACCAGGTGGACCAGTTCGGCGGCTACACCGGCATGACCCCGCCGCAGTACCGCGACTACGTCCTGCAGCTGGCACGCAACCACGATTTCCCGGTGGAGCGGCTCATCCTGGGCGGCGACCACCTCGGCCCGAATGCCTGGCAGAAGGGACCGGCCGAGGTGGCGATGGCCAACGCACGTACGCTGATCGCCGCGTACGTGGCCGCCGGCTTCCACAAGATCCACCTCGACTGCAGCATGTCCTGCGCCGACGATCCGACGCCGCTGCCCGACGCCATCGTCGCGGCGCGTTCGGCCGAGCTGGCGCGCATTGCCGAGCGTACCGCCGCCGATAACGGCCTGCCGCCACCGGTGTATGTGATCGGCACCGAAGTGCCGGTGCCCGGCGGTGAGGCCTCGCTGGAAGGCGGGCTGGCGGTGACCACGCCGACGGCCGCCGCGCTCACGCTGGCGATCCATCGCGAAGCATTCTCTGCACCGGACCTGCAGCCGGCGTGGGAACGGGTGATCGCGATGGTGGTGCAACCCGGCGTGGATTTCGACCACAGCAGTGTTCATTACTACGACCGGGCCGCCGCACAGGCGCTCTCCGCCTTCGTGGAAACCCAGCCGCGCATCGTGTTCGAAGCCCACTCCACCGACTACCAGACCGAAGCGGGCCTGCACGCGCTGGTGCGCGACCATTTCGCCATCCTCAAGGTCGGCCCGGCCGCGACTTATGCGTTCCGCGAAGCGGTGTTCGCGCTGGCGATGATCGAACGCGAACTGCTGCCCGCCGCCGAGGCCTCGCAGCTGATCGACGTGCTGGAGCGATGCATGCTGGACAAGCCGGGCAGCTGGGCCAGCTACTACACCGGCAGCGCGCACGAACAGCGCCTGCTGCGTGCGTACTCGCTGAGCGACCGCAGCCGCTACTACTGGGGTGAGCCGGCGGTGCAGGCGGCGTTGGCCACGCTGGTCGACAACCTGACCCGGGTGCCGCCGCCGCTGATGCTGCTCAGCCAGTTCCTGCCCGAGCAGACCCGTGCGGTGCAGGCCGGCGTGCTGGCCGCCGAGCCGCTGGCGCTGGTCCGCCACAAGGTGGGCCTGCGCCTGGCCGAGTACGCGCGCGCGTGCATCAACGAAAGTTTTTCTGCCACGGAGGTTTCGGAACGGTAA
- a CDS encoding SIS domain-containing protein, whose translation MDVTLLPDLPAWQRLGGAHTAEEIAQQPTLWSALAGVIDGARERIDAFLGDALSDPNQRVIFTGAGSSGFIAEMVADQINAQWPADVRALHTTSLLTHPALYLQRDRPTLLVSFGRSGSSPESVAAVELVRAQVDEARFLDITCNAEGALAQRGQGRSDTLSLLMPPASCDRAFAMTSSLSCMLLAALSVFDRAPWADRSARLRNLAELGAQAVQAWDAPVAALAQGDISRVIYLGSGPLEATAREAALKVLELTAGRVLALANTPLGFRHGPKSTLNGTTLVVMLRSAQPLARRYEQDLLEELRHDGIAAHVISVGPAAADSTEGDFVLDVPALPDTWLAPLWLVMPQCFALQRSTALGLTPDNPFPDGTVNRVVQGVTIHDHG comes from the coding sequence ATGGACGTCACCCTGCTCCCTGACTTGCCCGCCTGGCAGCGCCTTGGTGGCGCGCACACCGCTGAAGAGATCGCGCAGCAACCGACCCTGTGGTCGGCGCTGGCTGGGGTGATCGATGGCGCGCGCGAACGCATCGACGCCTTCCTGGGCGACGCCTTGAGCGATCCCAACCAGCGGGTGATCTTCACCGGTGCCGGCAGCTCGGGTTTCATTGCCGAGATGGTGGCCGACCAGATCAACGCGCAGTGGCCGGCCGACGTGCGCGCCCTCCACACCACCAGCCTGCTGACCCACCCGGCGCTGTACCTGCAGCGCGACCGCCCGACCCTGCTGGTGTCGTTCGGGCGCAGCGGTTCCAGCCCGGAGAGCGTAGCGGCGGTGGAACTGGTGCGTGCGCAGGTAGATGAGGCGCGCTTCCTGGACATCACCTGCAACGCCGAGGGCGCGCTGGCACAGCGCGGCCAGGGTCGCAGCGACACGCTGTCGCTGCTGATGCCGCCGGCCAGCTGCGACCGCGCGTTCGCGATGACCAGCAGCCTGAGCTGCATGCTGCTGGCCGCCTTGAGCGTGTTCGACCGCGCTCCGTGGGCCGACCGCAGCGCGCGCCTGCGCAACCTCGCAGAGCTTGGCGCACAGGCCGTGCAGGCCTGGGACGCACCGGTCGCTGCGCTGGCGCAGGGCGACATCTCGCGGGTGATCTACCTGGGCAGCGGACCGCTGGAAGCCACCGCACGCGAAGCCGCGTTGAAGGTGCTGGAACTCACTGCCGGGCGCGTGCTCGCACTGGCCAACACGCCGCTGGGCTTCCGCCACGGCCCCAAGTCCACGCTCAACGGCACCACGCTGGTGGTGATGCTGCGCAGCGCGCAGCCACTGGCACGCCGCTACGAACAGGACCTGCTGGAAGAACTGCGCCATGATGGCATCGCCGCGCACGTGATTTCGGTAGGCCCGGCCGCAGCGGACAGCACCGAAGGCGACTTCGTGCTCGACGTACCCGCCCTGCCCGACACCTGGCTGGCCCCGCTCTGGCTGGTGATGCCGCAGTGCTTCGCACTGCAGCGGTCGACCGCGCTGGGCCTGACTCCCGACAATCCCTTCCCCGACGGCACGGTCAACCGCGTGGTGCAGGGCGTGACCATCCACGACCATGGCTGA